The candidate division WOR-3 bacterium genomic sequence CGCCTTTTTTTCAAACTCCGAATTTGAAAAAATCAAATCAATTTTTATAGCAGTTACCGGGTCGATTAGTGGGAGAACCATTGTCTTATTTACAAACTCAGAGGGATGATCCACCAGGCATTTCAACTCCAGATCCCCTGTTATGGCGAGTATATTTTGAATTTCATTGGTATCAACTCCAAGGGTTACGTCAATATCATTCGTCATTCGGGGTTCACCGTATATCAATACGGCCTGTCCTCCGATGATAATGTAAGGAATGCCGTTTTTTTGAAAGCTTTGAGCTAATCCAAGGATAAGTTTTTTGAACATTTATTTAGAATTGCCGCGATTCTGATGTTTTTTTTTGTGCCTTCTAATAAACTGTCGTTTTTTTCAGCACTTATAAATCTGGTCCAGATGTACATCTCTTCAAATATTTCTAATTTTTTTTCGAAAGGGAGATTTTCTTTTCTACGGAAATCGTCGAGAAATTTTTTGTAAAGATTTGAATTTGAAACCATAAAATATTTTATCATAAATACTGACAAATCAGAACAAGCAAAGAAATCTGCCTGTTCTGATTAAATATCACCAATCAGCCAAATAACGGGCTATTCTTTCTCCAGCTCTGCCGTCCCAGAGTTCTGGGACAACGCCTTTTTTCCATTTTCCGGCGATTATATCAGACACTTTGCTTTTTATGATCGAAAAGTCGAGAGGAACGAGTTCATTTGTGCCTTCTGTCACTGTTATCGGCCTTTCAGTATTCGGTCTGAGGGTCAGGCATGGAACTTTAAAATAAGTCGTCTCTTCCTGGACTCCTCCGGAGTCTGTCAAGACTAATTTCGCGTTTTTTTCAACCTCTATAAACTTGCTGTATTTGAGGGGTTCGGTTAGAATTATATCTTTTTTTAGAAGTTTCTCTTTATACGCGGAGTTTTTAAGTTTTTTCAAAGTTCTCGGATGAACTGGGAAGACGATTTTTATCATGTCCGATAAACCTGTCAGGATGTCAGCGATTATTTTTAAATTTTCTTGGTCGTCGACATTTGATGGCCTGTGTATTGTGACAAGGCAGTATTCTCCTTTTTGCAAATCCATAGAACCAAGGATTTTTCCGTCGAGTTTTCCGGATATATAAACCAGTGAATCTATCATTGGATTTCCAACGAAATAAACCCGCCCGAAGACGTTTTCCTTTTTAAGATTATCCCCTGCGTTTTTGCAGGTTGTGAATAGTATTTCACTGAGTTGATCAGTTACCATTCTGTTTATCTCTTCGGGCATGCTCCTGTCGAAAGATCTAAGACCCGATTCTATATGAGCGGATGGGATTCCAATCTTTGCCGCTGTTATCGCGCATGCCATAGTCGAATTGACATCGCCGGCGACCACTATACTACTGGGTTTGTTTTCGGTGCACCATTTCTCGAATTCGGTCATAACTTTTGAAGTCTGGAATGCATGGCTTCCGCTCCCCGCACCGAGGAAAGCGTCAGGTTTTCGAAGGTCTAATTCTTCGAGAAAAGTTTCGCTCATTGAAAAGTCGTAATGCTGACCGGTGTGGACAAACAGCATATTTTTACCTGTTAGCTTCTCATAAACCTTTAAAACAGGGGCAACTTTCATGAAATTAGGCCTTGCGCCGGCTACAATAGCGATTTTGTCCATTTTTCTCCCTAAAGATTTTTTTGACTATAGCATTGACTATCATACCAATCAACCTTTGTTCTTTGAATGTTAACTTCAATTCCTGTTTAGGTAAAATGTGATATTTTTTTGGATAACCTGCTTAAATTCTAAAAATTAAACGGTCGTCATTAACAATGAATTGAATGCTTATTTATAGTATTTGTAATGGAGATGTTTTCAGCATAAAATTAGAACAAAACACAAGGAGATGGTCATGAAAACAATTTTATCATTTCTGGCCTTGGTGTTTTTTACAGTATGCCTCTTAAGTTCAGCAACTTACTATGTTGACGGAGACGATCCTTCGGCAAGTAATTCCAACCCGGGAACATTGAATTTGCCGTGGTTGACCATTCAGCATGCATCTGAGCAAATGGTAGCCGGAGATACTGTTTTTATTAGAGCTGCAGTTTACCAGGAAAATGTAATTACGACCAACAGCGGCAACACAAATGACGGACCAATAGTTTTCGTGAACTATCCAGGTGAGAATTTTGTGCTCGATGGAACTTCAGTTGGAAACAGCACTGGATTGCGGGTATTTAACTCCTACATTACAATAGAAGGATGGGAGATATCAAACTGGTCTGACAATGGCGTCTGGATGAGTGGAGCAAGTCATGTTACTTTTAAAAACTGTAAAGTTCACGATGTTTTTTACGGAATCG encodes the following:
- a CDS encoding nucleotidyltransferase, giving the protein MFKKLILGLAQSFQKNGIPYIIIGGQAVLIYGEPRMTNDIDVTLGVDTNEIQNILAITGDLELKCLVDHPSEFVNKTMVLPLIDPVTAIKIDLIFSNSEFEKKAIERAKRIIIDGISVNYASLEDLLIFKIFSGRPRDIEDAKNILLKNPVFDMGYIEKQLNEFDKALALNLLKTFQKLLMEIKRGQSPPF
- the wecB gene encoding UDP-N-acetylglucosamine 2-epimerase (non-hydrolyzing), with translation MDKIAIVAGARPNFMKVAPVLKVYEKLTGKNMLFVHTGQHYDFSMSETFLEELDLRKPDAFLGAGSGSHAFQTSKVMTEFEKWCTENKPSSIVVAGDVNSTMACAITAAKIGIPSAHIESGLRSFDRSMPEEINRMVTDQLSEILFTTCKNAGDNLKKENVFGRVYFVGNPMIDSLVYISGKLDGKILGSMDLQKGEYCLVTIHRPSNVDDQENLKIIADILTGLSDMIKIVFPVHPRTLKKLKNSAYKEKLLKKDIILTEPLKYSKFIEVEKNAKLVLTDSGGVQEETTYFKVPCLTLRPNTERPITVTEGTNELVPLDFSIIKSKVSDIIAGKWKKGVVPELWDGRAGERIARYLADW